The DNA sequence TAATTACCCAAAGACGATTTCACAAAGCATTCTACGTAAGGTTTAAACCACTCGCTTAAAGTTGCTGCTGGTTGTCGGTCTAATACACGGGTCGCAACGATGAAAACTTGCCAGAATGACTCGTAGTTGTGACGGTTGATACGTTgtcattgcgacgcatgtattacagatgcaGCCTCATATATTACCAAAAGCGCTTCTAAAAgctctaaaatgtaatgtaaaacttatttttttcgtaATACATCATTATTTGCTAGCTGCTTCTCATCTTTcggtgtctgactttgtgtgcatgtagcgcgtcagcaatGCATTTGCGGTCACATGTTCCTGAGACTATATGCCATTCTGAGACAACAAGAAGACGACATTCGGAAAGTTCCGCGTGTTTCAAAACAGTTGTGTAGGAGTCATCTTTGAGTAAAGATGACACTGTGATAAATATTGTTTTCTAACATCTAGTGATCTTACATTTTCTAACACAGCAGGTTTACAAATGTGAAAtaactggtttcaactagttttacttTGTTATGTGGGAGGTTACTAAACAcaattagttatgaatttcaagTTCCCAGATTTTTTGATGTGCAATTTATGTGCTTCATTTTCCTCCATAAATTCCGCAACCTGGGATAAACGGTAACAGTTaaagttttcttcaaatttcattggagcattaaactttaaattaaactaCACCTTTGTGCGTAGTTTACACGAATTCAGCGCATAACTAATCTTGTAGTatgatttatcttttaaaataatgtCGGATTACATTGAAACGATTCAACGGGTGGCATGCGACTTACTGACTACAATGGTATTAGATTATTGTTTGGAGTAAAACATCTTAAGCTTCTTTACTGATTGTGTATATTGCGGTTATCTATACCTATACCAGCCTCATGGGGAAATAAATGGAACGTTTGTGTTTACCCCCTAGTCTCTAGTGTAAAAGGAAACATGATTTGATTCGCTTACAAAcaatcataaaataatttttttcatatccagttACTTTTAGAGAGTAGTCTTGGACACATTGTACAAAATTTTATGTCTCAATTCATCCAAAACAAAGGGGGTAAATCTAAAGTTGAAACACTGAAATTCTGTTTCTTTTTACACCCAATTGACCCCACAATgcattaatttttcacaaataaaaatgtgcaaatttttgaactctATAGAATATGTCCGACGTGGGaaagtaaacagcagtatctgcagaaatgaatttttgagacatttgaaagaAACACGTTTTGTATTCCATACTAACTATAGGGAGATATTGGAATTTGACTttgttttttacttgattttctgctgaaaccaaataagcgagctttcACCATAAAGCTacagtacaataaataataaatgaccaaaaaaaaaaaaaaaaaatgtagaaggaaaaattttcactaaTTGTCCTTTACCATCCCACGGCAGATGTTTTCTATACAATAAAAGTGTGCGTAATCTAGAAAAGAAATCTATGGAATCCACAGAACTTCCTACTACTCCTAACaaataatctatattttttaataattaaaaagaaacgggTGTGTGTACTTGTGTATACTCTTTCCTGAACTTATAAGCAGGGTAAATATAGAGAATGCCACTTTTAAACATcgtaaaatttgatatttttggttGCTCTATGCTAATTCGTCATCATGAGTTCGCAATCCTCATAACCAAAAAAATGTCTTGAAGATTTTCagtgaaatgcaaatttttttgagGCTCAgcccctttttcattttttgtttcgtgTGCGAGTTTCAGCTGTccaaaccatagactaataataagagtaaaccgagctttcccagacttgctgatgaaaacattggttcatggatacatcatgtgactggtgggaggcttggcgaacaCTTTGGCAGcgtggttgctagatggcaacattatcaatagtttggcactcgacatgtattttaagacgtaatgtgttttcattataatttttttccaggtgcagagattgaactgtttttcttttagttatgcattattttgacattagtaattagtttttgatcacagctttcagtaacttttatttcatttggaactgctacgtcagctttggcgtgaacgtaatggtgtaaacgttttgcgttaacgcaaaaatgtactaatcggtatcttaaatcccgctgttgctaggatatccaccagtcacatggtttggtttatgagcagcaaaagggttgccatagctcggtctattcttattattagtctatggtccaAACAGACCTCTCATTTTCTGACGATTTATTCTTTGTTCTGTAAACCAattaatcgatatttttaaattgaaacgaGCAATACTTGATTCAAACAGCGCTTTAAAGCTTGTTACATACGCTTTTAAAGTGACGTAGAACGACATCTACTGGCTTTTCTTCCCAATAATGTCCATCCTTACGAATTGACGTAAAAAGCAGCGAAGAAGGAAATCCAAAGGATCAATTAACTGTCCTTCAACTTTAGGATAATAAAACTGATCTACGCTTTGAGAACAATGTGGCATTCTGTCATAAATGAAAGCTATTCATCTTTACTCAATCATTTCCCATATCTCTAGTTTATCCAAAGGACGGACATaagcaaccaattttaaagtcataaaacCCATTTTAATACATTAAACGTGTTTAATAACGGACACTCGAGAGTAGAGAAAATACGTTTTGCACAAACACCATTAATGGCAATTTCAGAATGACCTTTAGGAGGAAATTGTCTATTAATCAATTCTCAGTGTAATACACTTCTAAACCTCTGACGTGTTTTAAGGATATTATCTTTAAATTATGCTTATAAAGATGCTTCACATCCGAAAAAtactttattgagcaatcacgacatGCTTATTATCCTCCCTTAACCGAAGTTGATGTTgcactgatttttcagatttccatGACGACAGTggcttttaatatttatttagagagcgaaattttcgtcgttATAGTTACAAATAATCTGCTTTTTGATTTTATTCGTATTGTTTTCAGGGATTAACTCAAGCAGAATTCACAGTAAAGAAGTTTCTTTGTGTAAAACtccgttttttcaagaaaaaacgcCTATATAGATGAACATGAACAGCAAAATTTTGTCCAAATACAAAacttccagattactaattcccatcatttaagattgataaataaaaatacatagcgTTATACGTTGTAAATCATTAGTAAGATAAGTGttctggtggatatcggccataaaatctttatcattATTATCGCACCGcaatcaccatttatttttttaaaagaatatgcctcgtattacctattctagaaaatcaccagttatAATTTGACATGTGCAAATTTCTTggcaattttcatttcatttcatttgtagaaacaagaaaaccTACTAGGAGAGTCCTATCGCAgtgattggaaaaaaataatttgaattcaagacgtcaattATCAAATGAatacaggattttatttttttgcgatgGGATTGTTCGTACAAGTTGTTGAATAAGATGTAAGTAAAAAACTTCATTTCTGGAAGTCGCTAAGAAAAGACTATAACCCAAGCAATTGTATCTGATTCTTGCTGTTTAACCAGTATCAGTTTAGTTGAGTCGGTAAGCTAAGTAATTGTGAGACGAAAGAAGTCAAAGAAActaagctaattaaaaaaaaaagcttcaaaaagtaGGAAACTGATTTTAGTAAAACCTAATACCTTCTGAGTACTTAATCTCTCAAAAGGTGTTAGGTTTTGCTAAGTATGACGCTTTTCAAGCAGCTAATTCTTAAGTAgcagttttcaaaattattattgttacgagttcagccacttcaagaaattatttaaatgacGACAcggttcttgagaaaagcacaggagatttatttatagcaatgtacaggaaatgtagttacaactgctaaatcaaccatagcaattaggcaaatatcaattaacaccgtaaactcaacggttacacacgtatttacatccaaatacgcgaaACACAGCGCAAAGGTTAATTAACACAATAACAGAGCTAACGGCTGAgacagtttaaaaagcaaaactaactcTCCCATTCAAATGCCACACGCCTTTTATACTGCTTTTGAAAATTCCACAAAATTCTACAACTTtctcatgttttctttttattccattcacaaatcttatcactcagaaatggggggaccgtatacttcagtcgaatgttagggggttgtatgtacagtacaagaaactatttacaggttatgtcACTAAGACAATTtgagatgaaagataatggaataaacgccaaatttagccaaattacaacaaattaatcacaaaaataattgttacttacagaatttgtaactaGAAGTATTACATCGGTACTATAACCATTGTTATAGCTTCACTTTGATTCACACAAAATTATGCTAGCCTGTGAAAAAGAACTTCGTCCACTGAAATACGAAATAATCTTAATTTGTATATTACCCCCTTAGTTGCTGTGTCaatagtcttaaaaaaaaaaacgcgttttggataCAGTTTTTCAAGTTTCGCTCGTGAGGTAGCATAGTTGcaaaatcaaaagctttttttttcaaattattgcaTTGGAACCAATCAGAATTGAGTCAGGTTAATCAAAAAGTATCCCATACAATCTTCCAGCTTTTCCAAATGAGGCTACTACATGATAAATGAGGTACTACACGAGACTCTGAGCGAACTTTAAACAAAATCGAggaattggtttaaaaaaagttcttttatttcaGGTGTCAGGATCGAAGTTCTGGCAAGTAGAGAGGTCGTGTATGTGTTGCCAAGAAATGGGAGAACGAGAGGCAAACATTGGAATATTCTGCCCCAAAGCGACACCTCGTTTCAGAAAAATCGTCACGAGAGCTCCAGTCGAATGCATGTGCCGCCCCTGCACAGCAGTAGATGAATCAGCAATCAAACCACAAGAAGTTGCCCTCATGGTAGCTGGTCCTGAGTCTGAGCTTCTGCAAGAAATGCCCTCAATGGAAGA is a window from the Uloborus diversus isolate 005 chromosome 6, Udiv.v.3.1, whole genome shotgun sequence genome containing:
- the LOC129224110 gene encoding bursicon-like; amino-acid sequence: MENCKATNTGILKLLPVLFYVLFCISSVQSRGEECHLRPVIHVLQQPGCIPKPIPSFACQGSCSSYVQVSGSKFWQVERSCMCCQEMGEREANIGIFCPKATPRFRKIVTRAPVECMCRPCTAVDESAIKPQEVALMVAGPESELLQEMPSMEDFHMMNELQTKDIPVV